The Mugil cephalus isolate CIBA_MC_2020 chromosome 8, CIBA_Mcephalus_1.1, whole genome shotgun sequence genome segment tgagGTAAGAATGAGGGCACAATATCGTTCCCATTTTCAGCGCTATctggggagagggagggagaggatgaaGGTGGTGCATCTGGTTGATCATGATCTGAGAGCGCGGCCGCTTTGGGGCAGTGGACGCTGCTGGTGCCGGCTTTCATGTGGCGGAGATGCGTGGCCGGGTCAAAACGAGCTGGAGATGAGAACCACTGGCAGCACATCAGTGGGGGGCGACTTCATAAACCTGGCCGGGGTTTTGCATCTGCCCGTAAGACTGCGTGAAACACCACAAGTATGCTTGAGGAGGGCAGcctgtgtgcgcgtgtgtgtgtgtagcagtgACAGTGGAAATTGTGCGTGGACCAGTTTGATGCTGTAGCAGAATGCGAGATAGCTGATGTCACACATGATGAAGTGAAGAAGCTGAGGATAGACTGTGGCACCACGGCGTAGGACTTGGTCAGCTGGACGTCTGGTCATTCAGAAGTAGCGGACCAGCTGGTGAGTCACACTGACCACTGACATAGCCGTGGTAATAGTCTCACTGGGACCGCGCTGCTGCTTCTACTCCAGAGTTCCACGGGCTCATCAGAAAGATAAAGACATTAAAGAAGACAGCCAATCTGGTGAGTAAATTTTATGAGAGCTGCTATATACCTCGGCGTAACACTCAGCAGTCTCAGTGGGGCCCTGTATCCTTTTATTTTAGGCCGCATCCAGAGAGATGACAAGATGACAGAAAATGATGCACGGACACTCAAAGCCGCACAGTTCTTCATTTGTGCCACAGAGCGGTATCAGTGACAGCTGGAAAAGATTCACACATTTAGTCTTACATAAAATGCATCTAAATGGGCTCAGTTAAAATGTATTACggtcaaaaataaaagtgaaatctgAAATGTAGGAGGTCACAGAATGTGCAAAGAATATGAAGCTGAGATAAGAGGGTTAGAGTAATTAGGGTGAGAAATATCTTCCATTTTTACCTCAAAGGAAGATCCCGTGGTTCAGATGAGGTTTTTCATCACTGCTTGGTATCCTACTGAGGGTTTCTGCTTACATTATCTTTGCCCGCTTGTCATCACAATATGTCGTCTGACTCAATAGCTTTGGCTGCAGCTGTAGAGTCCTTTGTCTCGTATTGTTTATCCAAGCACTAATCCTTGCCTGGAGGATCCACACGGCAAGGTGAAATCTTTGGATTTATGTCTTGCGATTTATGCATACGAATTATGTATGATTTGCATCAGTTTTGACCACAGGTAGTGGCGGTGGCGACATTTGCACTGACTCGAGGAGGGCAGGATGTGCACCCATTATGGATATTTAGTAACTTTACTGTGACTAACAGTAAAGACTGACACAGACCGCAACACCAtgcaaatgtaaatgcaaatggTTATTCCAGCACagtcacatatttatatacccacaaacacattttatctgATGAGAAAGGCAAATCACCTATAAATCACCTTGTGCTTGTGCTGTGTCACTGTAGTTTTTGCTGTAGAGAACAGTATAACTATATAGACTTTTAACACAATTACATGTCAGTCCTATTCAGATTTCTTGTTTACTTTTGCCACTGTCCAACGAGACAGCTTGAGATTAATTTCATAAGCAGTTAGGCGTACCCAGGTCCACGGTCTAACTTTTCTTCATAATTAACACCTTAACTTAATCCTGATTTATTActgtaataaatacataatgttATAAAAAGTAAAGCAAAGATACATTTTATGGagaggttcttttttttttttttttgcacaaaaagcTCTCATTTAATACCAAACCAACGCTGCTAAAGTTCTGCCTAAGAAccttaacattaaaacaaaaacgctGTTGTTTCTCAAATCAATTATTGCATCTACTTCCCTATTCCATGCAAaaccaaagagaaacaaaggcCACGTGTGTGTACGCATAGGAAGACTTCATGGACGGGCGCTCGCGGAAAGGTTTTGTTACAGCAAACAGAAAGATGTAGACATTAACATGCAGTTACAAAGCATGACAGGTATCGGTTTGTCTTCTCGTGAAGCTTTTCATTGGCAAACAGACAGAAGCGTGTTGTGTGCGTTGGTGGGTGGGTGTTCCTGGTCATTAAAACAGTGGCACTGTTTGAAGAATGGTTCCTCTTTCCGTGTCCCAAGCACCACCAACAACTACGAGCTTTAAGTCGGGTTTCTAAGAAAAAGAGTTCATAGTAGAGAAATGAAGAGGCTGGATTGCTGCGTCTTGAGCTGCTGCACTTTGCTGATGTTGATGTAAGTGGCGAAAAaagtgagtaaataaataaataaaaacatctgtaatTGCTAGGGGGCTGAATCCTGGCCTAGGTGACATAAGGAAAGGTACGTAAAACTTAAAATCATCAATCAGcctaacatgcatgtctttgcACAGCGGGACGAAGCTGAGCACCACGCgaaaacccacacaggcacagggagaacatgcaaaccccacACGGAAAGCCCCGAgctggatttgaacccagataCCCCCCGCTACTTGCTGTGGGGTGACAGTGTTAATCTCTGTTCCGTAAAAAAGTATCATTTCTTGCGTAATAGGACTTTGAGGGGACCACGGGGGAAATGTATTGCTGATAACCTGCCAGCTTACACCACTTCAGGCAGATCATATTAATTCAACCTACACCTTTTGAAGATGGGATCAGGCCAATACTAAGGTGTTTTGATGGGAGGCGGGACCTTAGGCTCAGTGCTGACTCTGCCTGCTGAAGGTATCAGCTGCAGGTCAGTGCCTCAGTTGATAGCGGTTAGACTGATAACTAGTTCACTGGCTGCTTTGCtaacacaagagaaaaacaaactggaaaatacaaacaaagcaATTTTCCAGCACTTTGTTCTGCAAATGAAAAATTTTCCATGATGCAAACACCCACAAGGCTTCAGTGTCACCCAATTTTCTGACTCATGAGCAGCTCAAAGTTTGAATTCACATTGATCCACTTAGATCCCTGCAAATAGCCACTCTCCTCACTGCGAGCTACGAACACACACCGGCTGTTTCAGCATGTTTGAGACCAGAGTTTTAAATCTGAGCTttgcatttagtttattttgatgaattcaaaatgatgaattaaactctttaatgaaaaaatatttgccCTTCTGAACACTGGAAAGTTTTATACCTAATTCTCTGTGTCAACAGAAAATAgtggatttcattatgatgCTGAAGCATCTTATTTTTCCATAGACATAAATGGTATATCTCACATGGGATATGTGCTTTAAATGCCATTATGTTCTGTCAGACCAGATATCACAAGGCAGTAAAAGATAGCAGCAAACTCTGGACCCAGATTGAGATTGAGATAACAGTCTCCTCCCTGATTTatctgttaaaatgttttattgcacacatttaaaaaaacaaaaacaaacaaaaaaaacatgataaactgATACATGCGCATCATAGAAAAAAAGgcaccttaataaaaaatacatttttttcactaTATACATTTTACATACAGTTGCAGCAAAACTGTCATAATAATAAATCGGATCATGAAAATCTTGGTGTTTACAGTAGCTGGGATCTGATACAATATATCATGGAAGACCACCAGTTGTACATTTATGTTTGTCCAGGGTAAGATTTGAGGTAATATTTTATGAGTCTACCAGTACTCCCAGTGTATTCTAGTTATATTGCACCATTTGTCACCCACATActacttttcatttaaatcaaaagACAGCTTTATgctcaaaataaaaagcatgtgTGCAGCTTGTGGCTTACACGGGGTATCCATATCGAGGGTCATATTGGAGGGAAGCGGTTTTGTCCCCTGCAGTTGTCAGCCCGTTACTCTCGCCTGTGTAGATGGGGCCTGAATCACCGTCTCTGGGCAGCTGGTTCCTCACGGAGCTGTACTGCACCCCGGGGTGGGTGCGGTATCCCATCACTGAGCGGAAGCTGGACTGTCTGCTGTTGGGTCTGCTCTCTGGAGCCTGGGCGTCCTCCCTGCGGATACAACGTGATCAGTCAGGCGTTCCTCTGAACCGACATTATTTCACCGACGCTTACGAGCAGCGTCCAGCGCTGGAGCAATACCTTATTTCATTTTGGATCTCTTTCTCATAGCGCCGCTTATGGCACAGACAGATCAGGAGCCAGatgaggaacaggaggaggaggagcagcagcaggccacCTATCACCCCCCCAACTATGACACCCACTTTATTGGTGGCTGCAAAAGAGGACACGGTGTTTGAAGATCAGACAAGTGCAACTCTTCCTCCTTACGGTCATTAAATCCAGCTTCTACAACGGGCTTATGTGTGATTTTGCATTAGAGACTGACACAAATacagaagcaaaataaaagGGTGCCTTCAGGGTATAAGGGTGTTCAGAGTGCTTAAGAGTAAAATTAGAAGATGATATCATAGACTTACGGTTGTATGCGTGGAGTGCATATCTGCACTGTTCTTTGCCGACAGCATTTTTTACCTCACACATATAACTTCCAATGTTGCTGTCTGTGTGGTTCCTTATCAAAAGCTCCCCACTCTGTGAGTCTAGATGAAAGAAGGGAACATTCAGTACAGACGTACGGCAAAACCTATACCAATACATCAACGTGAATGTGTGCATCTTTAAAAGGGAAGCCTTTTTATGTTTAGTTGCCCACCTTGGGTTGCGGTGGCTGGCATaggatctctctctctgctccaaACATAACTGAGAGGATTGGATCCCTGAGAGGATTTGCAGCGGAGGGAGACTGTGCCACCCTTTTCCTCGCTACCTTCAACCCAGCACTTTGGCCGTGACGGAGGAACtagtgagagaaaataaataatgggaAACGAACTGTTTTAACACAATGACTTAATCCACTACCGCAGGCTTAAATGTGTGAGAGGTAAACACCACTGTATGGATATGGAGATAAGGTGAGGTCATCAACTGAGAGAGGACGTGACGTTTACATTCCATGCGAATGAGATAAGAGCAACATTGAAAAGAATAAGAAGTAGTCTgagaaaaagaacaggaaaaacTGGTCAAAGGGAATTCCTCCTCACCCATCACCACCAGAGTGACTTTTCTCATGTCAACACCCGGCAACTTCTTGACTTTGCACTGGTAGGTGGCCGTGTCTGAGGCCCTCAGATtagagatggagatggaggcgTCTCCCTGCTTTGGGTCTGCTATGAAGTTAAGCCTTTTGGAGAGGCTGGCGTCGCCGTAGTGGTGCGTCTTGCCCCCCGAATGTGATAAGATCTGCGATGCAAAGTTTGCATTAAGTGGCACATCCTTAAAGCAGGTTCTTCCACTATCAGAGCCCACAGGTATTGCAAAACATAACTCTGTAGTCAGTCATCCTTTTAAACTGGTTCCCTATTATCATTCCTCTCTATCATTAAACATAAGGAACGTACcagtgtgtctttctgtgtcatGTCAGGGTTGACGTTGGACCACTCAATGTCCAGCTCCCCGGTGTCTTCGGGGCTGGGTGTGTAGGTGCATCCCAGGATGACGTCCTCCACCTGGGCCTTTTGAATCGTGTTTGGCCCCGAGGATGTTATCTGCATCGCCTCTGTCACGTACaatttcacaaaatgtttgtttttgtcagatttGTCTCATTAGCAATTCATACTTTTACTTCCATCCAATATTCATAATCATTTACCCAGGCCgagaaacaaaaaggaaaaaagggacTAATTTTACTCTCAAATGCATTCATATTTTTCACACTTAATGGCATTCAAGCTCTGGGCCTAGGCTCACATGCAGTCTCAGGGTGGAGTAGGAGTGCTGATGTGAGACTAATTGGCCTCTTAAGTCAAAGCGAAGATTTGAGGGTTCAGAGCTGGAATAACAGTGAAAgtggtatttttcaaaaaacgAGTTACATATTAATTTAAAACTCTGGGAGCCTGTTAATCATGAGAAATGCATTGTTAAACGACAAGGATTACAGAGTGGAtgagcaaacatgtagaatgCACTTAACAAGGAGCGGGCTGACTCACTATTTATGGCCGTGACT includes the following:
- the vsig8b gene encoding V-set and immunoglobulin domain-containing protein 8b, whose product is MKPTFTNMRLKVAVLLLIAIQLKTEAMQITSSGPNTIQKAQVEDVILGCTYTPSPEDTGELDIEWSNVNPDMTQKDTLILSHSGGKTHHYGDASLSKRLNFIADPKQGDASISISNLRASDTATYQCKVKKLPGVDMRKVTLVVMVPPSRPKCWVEGSEEKGGTVSLRCKSSQGSNPLSYVWSRERDPMPATATQDSQSGELLIRNHTDSNIGSYMCEVKNAVGKEQCRYALHAYNPTNKVGVIVGGVIGGLLLLLLLLFLIWLLICLCHKRRYEKEIQNEIREDAQAPESRPNSRQSSFRSVMGYRTHPGVQYSSVRNQLPRDGDSGPIYTGESNGLTTAGDKTASLQYDPRYGYPV